GATGAAGGATAACCAACTTTTTGAAAAAAGGATTAACGCAGAAATCACCATATTAGTTGGCATGGAAGACGATGTTATACCACTTCGTTGGATAATGGAGTTTGCGATAAAACAGAATGCTACAATCCAGTTCTTAAGTGATGACCATGGTTTTACAAAAAAATTAAATGAATTACCCCTCATCATCTCTGATATATTAAAATCATAAAATTACTTAGACAAAAAACATTAATTATTAGAACATATACCCTGTGTGAGTTAAGATGGAAGATATCTGGATTGAGAAATACCGGCCAAAAACACTTGATGAGGTTGTTGGCCAGGATGAGATTATTGAACGGCTTAAAGCATATGCGAAAACAAAAAACGTACCACATCTAATATTTGCAGGACCAGCTGGTACAGGAAAAACCACATCAGCCCTTGCGCTTGCAAAAGAACTGTTTGGTGAAAATTGGAAACAGAATTTTATAGAACTCAACGCAAGTGATGAGAGAGGTATAGGGGTTATACGTGGTAAGATAAAGGATTTTGCAAGAACAGTACCAATTGGTAAAACACATTTTAAAATTATTTTCCTTGATGAGGCTGATCATTTAACATCTGATGCACAGGCTGCTCTGAGGAGAACAATAGAGAGATACACCCATATATGCCGTTTCATTTTATCTGTGAACTACTCCTCAAGGATAGTAGAACCTATACAGTCTAGGTGTACTGTTTTCAGGTTTCATCCTATCAAAGCAGATGATATAAAAAAATATATGCGTAAGATAGCATCTAGCGAGAAACTGGAGATAACACCAGATGGGCTAGAGGCACTTATATTTATCTCAAGAGGAGACCTGAGGAAGGCAATTAACATTTTGCAGGTAGGTGCATCGATTGATAAGAAGATAACAGCTGAATTGTTGTATGAGACTAGTGCAACAGCTAAGCCAGAGGATATTAAGAACCTTCTTAACTCTGCGCTTACAGGTAATTTCACAGCAGCGAGAAACCAGCTCTATGATCTTTTGATAAAGCATGGTTTAAGTGGCGAGGATATAATATCTCAGATACATCAGGTTATATTTGATTTGTCAATACCTGATGAAAGTAAAATAAGGCTGATAGAGAAAACAGGTGAGGCAGAGTTTAGATTAATAGAAGGGAGTAATGAGCATATACAACTAGAAGCGTTACTAGCCCAGTTTGCCCTTGAGGGAAATAAACTAAAGTAATTTTTTTTTGATGAAATCGTCAGCAATTTTTTCTAGTTCTTTAGCTGTTTCATCACCTACGCCATATCTTACCCTGATAACTGGTTTGTCTGTTTTTAAAACCCTTGAAATATCAATGGGTGTCCCACTAACAACAAGCTCGCAGTTGGAGTTGTTTATGGTTTTTTCCAGTTCTTTTATCTGCTTCTTGCTATATCCCATAGCTGGTAGAACATTGGAGAGGTGATCATATTTTTTAAAAGTCTCAACAATTGAACCAACAGCATATTCCCTTGGGTCTATTATCTCTTTTGCACCCCATGTCTCAGCAGCTATTTTGCCAGCGCCGAATTTCATACCACCATGTGTAACAGTAGGACCATCCTCTATAACTAGTACTCTTTTGC
This Candidatus Thermoplasmatota archaeon DNA region includes the following protein-coding sequences:
- a CDS encoding replication factor C small subunit — protein: MEDIWIEKYRPKTLDEVVGQDEIIERLKAYAKTKNVPHLIFAGPAGTGKTTSALALAKELFGENWKQNFIELNASDERGIGVIRGKIKDFARTVPIGKTHFKIIFLDEADHLTSDAQAALRRTIERYTHICRFILSVNYSSRIVEPIQSRCTVFRFHPIKADDIKKYMRKIASSEKLEITPDGLEALIFISRGDLRKAINILQVGASIDKKITAELLYETSATAKPEDIKNLLNSALTGNFTAARNQLYDLLIKHGLSGEDIISQIHQVIFDLSIPDESKIRLIEKTGEAEFRLIEGSNEHIQLEALLAQFALEGNKLK